The window gattttttttgagtttttgtcAAAAATATCCATGTTactatttcttttttcaaaaatacggtgcaATCAGCATTGCAACCTCGTTTACAACTCCGAccgtatatttgaaaataaatttgaaaacatgGGTGTTCTTGCAAagttatctatttatttattttttgcctATATGAAGTATGAACCCTAATTACCTAGTCCCTCGGTGCAAATTTTTTGCTGTAGGTTAGCTGTTGAATTTACATTTCTTTTGTCCTAAAAGTAAAAGTTATCCAGAATACATCTGCCAGTTCCTCTAACACAGGTCCAGCATCTATGGAACTGTCAAGTAAATTGCCGCCTCAAATAGGTATCTTCATGAACAAAAACAGGATCTTGTGAAGTACTTAGAGGATACTGAGGCTGCGCCATGGCTATGGAGGAGGGTTGACTAGGTGCAGCATGCCCAGCCCAAGGATCAGTTCCTGTCTTCGCGGATATTATGGTTATGTAATACGTGATACCAAAAACTACGGTTGCCAGGGACAATATAGCTGCTCCGGCAAAGACTCCAGGTTTCACAACATAGCAATAGTAGTTGCCAAAGTACATGTTTTCTTCGCCACGTTGATCATTGAGTGCTGCGCCAGTAAGCAATAAGAGAAATGCTAAAACAAATGTGAACCTGCATTGATGACAATTTTAGTAAGT of the Daucus carota subsp. sativus chromosome 4, DH1 v3.0, whole genome shotgun sequence genome contains:
- the LOC108218390 gene encoding protein MODIFYING WALL LIGNIN-1 is translated as MEKKAMVVCVVVGFLGLIASSLAFAAEFKRIKRSEVQFTAPDECVYPRSPALALGLTAAVALVIAQIIINVATGCNCCRSGSHQLNSKWTLALSCFVVSWFTFVLAFLLLLTGAALNDQRGEENMYFGNYYCYVVKPGVFAGAAILSLATVVFGITYYITIISAKTGTDPWAGHAAPSQPSSIAMAQPQYPLSTSQDPVFVHEDTYLRRQFT